The DNA region acattatACACATACCTCCTTAAATGTTTATATGTTGTTGATAAATCATGGTTAtagtaaattttgatgaaaatgtaatttgtaatttaattaattacatctgcaaagtaattgtaatttaatcaattacatttgaaaactcttgtaatggtaatggtaatttaattgaagaatttaagtaagtaattgtaattcaattaattactttccattgtaattgaccccatccctgaCCAGGACTAAAGTTGGATGATGCATGTGtattcaacagaaaaaaataagccataattaatttttttctttttttgccaaattatagacaacaagatatctgtgagccaatgctcactagtgatacccccgctctgatgtgaatatgcaaaataagcaaagtcgacatttaactgaaagctggcatccgattggtacagaaatatatcccacaatatggcatgcctaaacaaattgtgtgttaaaatttcaagcatctgcgataaatagctgctgagaaatctttgaggaaaatttgtttgaaaattttggccaaaATAAActaagtactcatttaacatgAAGTTGACGTctaattggtacaaaaatatatcccacggtatggcatgccttaacaaacactgtgtaaaaatttcaagcatctgccataaatagctgctgagaaatctttgacgaaaatttgtttgaaaattttggctaaaaataaacagtcattatttaacaggaagttgacgtccgattggtacaaaaatatatctcacaatatggcatgccaaaacaaatagtgtgttaaaatttcaagcatctgctaTAAAttgttgctgagaaatctttgacggaaatttgtttgaaaattttggctaaaaataaacaaagttgtcatttaacaggaagttgatgcccgattggtacaaaaatatatccaaagATTTGGCTAGCCTAtataaatattgtgtaaaaatttcaagtatctgcaataaatagttgctgagaaaattttgatgaaaatttgtttgaaaattttggttaaaaaataagcaaagtcgtcatttaacaggaagttgacgtccgattgatacaaaaatatatcccacaatatggcatgccaaaacaaatagtgtgtaaaaatttcaagcatctgcgttAAATTGTTGCTGAGAAATCtgtgacgaaaatttgtttgaaaattttggttaaaaaattatcaaagttgtcatttaacaggaagttgacgtccgattggtacaaaaatgtatcccacgatatggcatgccttaacaaacactgtgtaaaaatttcaagcatctgcgataaatagttgctgagataaatacgactgaaatttttgttactgacggacagacagacagacagacagacggacggacagacagatggacggacagacagacacacaagggtaaaacagtataccccctctccttcggagcgggggtataaaaatgttttattcaaataGGTGCTATGATAAatcttgtttatattttacaaaagaaatcaATCTCCATATGAAAAGTCAAGTGCCTGTAAAATGtagtacagtcaaacttcgttatctcgaactggATGGGACtatttaaaaacttcaagatatccgagtattcaagatattgagggtaaaatatttaaaaaataagtggttgggacttaaaaatcacttcaacatatccattgtattcgagatatcagtgttcgagatatcaaagttcaactgtatttacCAGTTTTAAATTAGACAAACTTGGTTTTAGCTTGGTTTCAGCTACACCTTAATTACATTTAAACTGTTTCAAGCATGAAGCAGAGCTTGAAACACCTGGCACTTAAACTGTTTCAAGCATGACGGAAACAGTTTAAGTTCCTATAAATCATTCTGATAGAGAGATAAATTAACCACCTAGATCTatgtatcaatttttaaataccaTTATACTAGTAGATCAGGATGTGACTGTTGGAACCATTTTTATACAAGGGAAACATAATTTTAGTcattatcattgacaaacaagccctatatctacatgtacgtgtagttatgttaatttaatgaaaatgtgtaccttagtaattatatttataaatatacaggtattcttatatcaaaaatttttaaaagcgtCAACAATACCTAAGCTACAAATTATGAGATCATTAGATCTAAAATCCTGCAAACAAATTAACACAGAGACAGTTGCTGATGAAATCTATGCTCGTCAAAAGACCTAGCTGACATGTgtgaataaaaatatgaaattatgaCATGCAAATTGTTAAACATGCATCATATATgcatatgatatacatgtacatattttattattcttCCCATGAATTTTGAAGGTTAGAAAGTTAAAAggcattttttcttcttttgcaCAATTTCACATCCTTCCATGAACATCTGTAGGCTGTAGCTGACAATTATAAACTCTGATATACCGGTAATCGTAGGCTTAGGAAATGTACCTTCTCAtttatatggtacatgtatattttacaaaatcaactGTACTGAGGAACCCATGAGATTGCTTAGAGGTCACGTGATGGTCAGTGTTTAGAGGTTTCTCAAATTGTATAGACGTGGATTTTGGTGTTTTAGCAGTTTGGATAATTAAGGATTTTATTGCTTATATCGGAACTTTCCATCTCTAGTGCAGATTATTGTATATTGATTGTATGATAAACGAAGGAATTTGCAGTTCTACCTCTGTAATTAAATGCAGTGAAAGTTAGggaatttttggtaaaattatcatcaaatttcatattcaatataatattcatttaattttcaattttctcaCGTAAAACTCAGATGAGCTGCATCAATATTCCTTTGAACACTTACACAAATTTAAgctttatcaaaaaatataactggttactttattattatattaatttggGGTGACAGTTCAATAAGTGACAATGAAAACAAGCATTTATTAACattagtttataattttatcaaaaatactgaaagaTTTAACTGATCTTATAACTACTAGAACATCGTtgtttactatatacatgtCAATTGCATTTATGTATACGTCCATTCTATCCACTGACCTTTATTTATGTTGTGTacacatattttgtattatatctttgtattgggagagggcggtctaagttatagaacttgtgcccaatcccaattgtattttgtacaatacaaatatgttcaaatcaaatcattaaTGATGGAAATAGTGTACATGTACCTACCATCAGGtgtaaaaagaaatgattttaattgtaaGTGCATATGTCATTTATTTAGgtgagagttatctctctttacACCATCAGCAATTCAATTATACTTTcagatgatttttttcattcttctagagtttttgtttatgtttccGTTAAGAAAAGCATATCATTTTAGTCTACTTTTATACAAtgcaatattaaaaatatcaactaTACGGCTGTGTGTATCAAATAGAAAGTACTGTTTGAACCTACTGATATGCAATAAAAATCTGCTACACACCTGCATCAAGTGGGATGATCAGACAAGCAGGAATGTTGGTATTAGGGGACTTCTGACAGGTCTGTAGTTGGTACACATTCTTGGGACAAATGGTCTCCAGATAGGTTTCTGCGGGGTACAGGAATGGGTCATTATCCCCCCGCAGCACACAGTGGGAACACAGCAAATTCTGCTCCACATGTACGAGGGGCCACTCTAGTAACAGACACTTCATGTCGTGGTAGATTTTCAAAAGAAGACCCCTGTGAAAAGCGAAAgacaatgtaaatatattcctaattatttaaaagatatcTCCCACTGTCCACTAGAATTAGACATAGTCTTGGTAAAAATTGTGTCTAttctttaattatatattaaccTGAAGACTGCCAGCATGCATATAGACTAGTAAAATTTTACGCATCAGCTATTCCTTCATTATACACttagaaattcaaatatcatgaaagaataccagtacatgtacatagtcttCTGAACCAATTTCATTGTAAAAGCTAATGTGTTTTATGTTATTAAAACAGAATTTTGCCACACATTTTTATCTTTCTGGTCtttaatatcaacaaattaaaagaaatgagaCAAAGTTATTGcagcatataaataaataaattgccaaattgaattttttgaaaaatgaaagtaaacAAGAATTTTATGAACCTAAACATGAATCTAGTAAAACATGTAGTTCCATTTTTCAGAGGTTGGTCACCTACCAGAGTTCCTGAAGGTCGCTGCCGCGGACTGACACCAGTATCACAGTCCCTCCATCCTTCTTCTCACGTGTCAACAAAATCCTGGATTTATTCATGAAAGCCAGAACTCCATTTTTCCAATCCTCTCGTTTTAACACATGAGTCTGCAGTCTGCAAGAcagtttttcaaagaaatttggTGGGGATTTGGATGGAAACACAAATTGAAAGGACAGCTCTATAATGTTTCTTGGTGTTTTAGTTGGCCACTTCACGAACACTTCGTTAGATGCCTCAGTTCTTAAAAACCATGGAAATCTCAAAATACGAGCTGATGTGTAGTTAGTTAGTAGACTAGAGGGTAATTCATAGCAGAGGTCAAATTTCAACATGAGATCAACAAAAGTGTCCCGAGCTTCTGGAGTAAGTTTGAAGTGATAAAGACAGAAATTGAGTAGTTCCAGTGTCATTAATCCCTTTGTGAGGAAGTCTTCTTTCATGGCTTCAAATTTCTTTTGGTTTAAGCCAGCTAATTGGCCAAAAACCTCATTGAAAACCACCACCTTCTCAAAATCATGTTTGAATATTGCACGCAACATTTCTACCAATGTTTCTGGATGATGGAACACAATTTTTTGCAGTTTGGGATTGTCTGCATACCACATTATTTCTCCAGTAGCATGAAGATATTTCAGCACCATTTCCAGACTCTTATCTGCTGATCCTTCCAATGAAATCATACTTTGCTTTAATTCATTCATTACACTTTTAAAGATCCGCAGGGCCTCTGTCAAAGACAAGATCTTTTCTGGATACTTGGAGATTTTCTGTAGATACTTCCACCAAGGGTCAGGTAATGGTCTCTCCTCTGcttcttttaattttctaaccAACAGATCACGAAAATCTTTGACCCCCGTTAGTTCATCAGTACAACTCACAACATGAATCATTTTGGGCAATTCTGATCTAGTCTTTAACATTTTGTAAATGCCATTCCTTTTCTCAGTTAATCTTTCaatttcaatattaaattttgtattacTGTCTCTATTGGTCAATGAATTTAGCGTAGCATCAGTTTGAACTAACTGAATTTTTATTTCCTGAATCTTTTTCTCTTCAACCTTCTTCATCTTATCAATGATATCTTCCAAGTTTTCATCAACTTCATCCTCTTTGCAAAGATCGACATGGGTTCCAACCATAACAATGACAGCCCCAGGTGATCTGTCCATAATCGCATCCAACCAATTTCCCACCATAGAATCATAATGCTCTGATCTATACTTGCTTAAATCAAACACCAAGATGTGTAGAGCCTCCGGGGTCAGGAACATGTGATGAGCTGCAGAGTAAATATGATGGCCCCCAAAGTCTAGTACCTGCACTCTCAAGTCTGGTTCAGGTTCCCACAGGTGACGCTCTAGAACCCAAGTCCTTTCATCCTCCGCTGTTAATTTTGAACGACCGAGAATCAATGCATTTCTGAGACTAGTTTTTCCTGCCTTGGCAGCACCTATCAAAATCATTTTCCGTCTGTGCTTGGCGTGACCGATTCTGTATTCCCTTAAAAAGGAAAAGAGAGTATCCGTGCCCTGGTCACAGATTTCCTGTGGGGGAACTTTAATACTGTTGCCTCCTAAATCTAGCAGTCCCGTCTGCCCAATCATTTCTAGTTTGTCTAACAGCAGAGGTATGGTGGTCAAGTTATTCTGAGAAACATCTAGCTCCTTCAGGTTAACAAGTCTATAAATATTTTCTGGTAGTTGTTTCAGTTCATTCAACGACAACAACAGCGATTCAAGGCTCAAGCAATCACAGATTTCTTCCGGCAGTGAGGTTAACTTATTCCCTCGCATTTCTAATGTTTTTatcttcttcaatttttttattgaggGAGACAACTCTTCAAGATAATTGTCACCAACCTCAACACTTTCTAAATGTTTCAAGTCAAAAAGAGTCTCTGGGAGATTGACTAGTGCATTCCTCCTCATGATAAAGTGCTTCAATTTTTTAAGTCCATTTATTTTTGGAGAAATTTGGGAAAAGTAGTTATTATTCAAGTTTAATGTCCTGAGTTCAGACAGCTGCAGCAACTCTGGTGGAATGTATGAATTCAACTTCAATGCCCCTGTCAAATTCAGTTCTCTTAAACTTGTGCAACTGACAATATTTGGAGAAACATTTCGGAGgaaatttccttttaaattcAGGGACTCCAGTTTTGTTAAATTACCAACCTCATCTGGAATTGTATGAATCTGATGCCAACTGACATCTAGATAGAGCAGCTCCTTAAGCCCACAGGCAGCTTTTGGTAACTCTTTCATACCTCCTTCTCTTGGATACCATTTCCTTGACAACTCAAGGTATtctatttttttacattgactAATTTCGCCTGGAACCTCTGACAAATAATTTCCCCCCAATTTGAGTATACGTAAATTTTTCAGTTTTCCAATGTCCGCTGAGAGAACTTCCAATTCATTGTCGCTACAATCTAGTTCAGTCAGTGACTCCAAATTAAACACTGATGAAGGGATCTGTTGAAAATGATTGAAGCTAACATTCAGCTTCTCAATACATTTGCAAGTTCCAAATGATTTGGGTAAAAGGCATAGGTAATTGCCCACAGCACTGAAATTCTTCATTCCAACCAAATTGCCGATGGACGTTCCACCAACAGGAAATGACATCAGCCTCAGAAATGGCAGCGACACATCCTCTAGATGCATGCTGTAAATGATTCGAGGCACCCATCCCTTGTATTTTCCCTCTGGAACAATCAAAATAGATCTACCATCTTGGTCTTTCTGGACATACTGTTTGAATGCCTCCGAAGCATGGCTGTTCGTTGCCATTTTAAAAGCTTATGGCAATCCCTAcaataaaaagacaaaaataattacTCTTAGGTACAAAACTATGGTATTCTTGTTTgcagaattattttttgtgattaaaaatgaataaacaatacACCACAAACATGTagcatacaatatcatactaccTGTATTATTGTTAagtcatcttttaaaaaaaacttgcataCATAGAGAaatgtaaattgtaataaaataacaatacataACTATCAACTTCCATAGATAATACATGCATCATTTTTCTACTAggccatccttaaaaaaaatgctgGTTTGGAATTGATGCCTTGAGGTTTTTAGACCAAGGGGGGAGGaaggggattttttttatttttcaaacttttacttatcaaaatatgttaaaaattccatttaaaaaatcttcattttttgcTGATAAAACTTTATCAGTGGTGGGTATTTCAATAAGGCAGAGAGCAATTCCAAAAAACATAACTTTATTTTAGCCCTATGTACTTGCAACAGCGCATTTAATTATCCACCCTAGCATAAGGACAATGCATTCTTTCCCTTTAAGAAAGGATTTCCTGGCTTTTATCAAGGATTAAATTAGACCCTTTTAATAGTCAGGGTACCAAGTGCACCAAGGTCTATTGTTtacttttactttaaaaaaaacaacaaaagttAGCTCCCTTGAAAGAGAAGAAAGAGAAGGCTGTTGTGTGGTGATTCTGTGAATAATATCGATAACCCATCTTCTGCAACTTGTGATCACTTAATGTATCCAATCCATAATAGCCCCACATTCATGAAATCTGGATGCATAACAAATATGTATGGGCTTTAATACCCAGTATACTTGgaaataattttcatgtttaagtATCAATCAGAAAAGCAGCATGTGTcctaataaataacattttccttCTCTTGAAGAGTTACCTTCTTTGcttttaatctataaaaatctattccaaaaaaatctatattgtatataatttattttcaagagCTTTTGTATTCCTAATGATTAAATACATCTTTCCAccaaagcatttttaaaaatattgatactcTTAGTATctacttttttatatttaaaaaaaatgtgcaatcttcattaattaattactgcttatataatatttttgaaaatttcacttGGTAAATCTTTTTCTACTTTAAAATGCTTTGATTTAATATCAGAATATTCAATACATGATGGGTATTCAAGGTTAGAAAAATTATGTCCTATTATGGTTCAGATACCTTAATAAGGAACGAGGATTTTGAGAAAGTGAGTCTTTAAGTGACCAACAATGTGTGCAAGTTTGCAGAAGTGTAACATATGCTGAAAGTCAAATATGCAAGACCTTTCTATCAATATATGCTAATGAATGTCTTTTGGCTATTTAGCTGGCCTAATGAATAcagaaaaatgattttgaatatCAGATTTTTCCTTGGATGATGCCTATGATGAGAGCATTAATGATATCTACTAGCTGTCTAGCATggagacattttaaaataaaatgttcaagTAACACTgacttgaaaagaaaaactacTACAAGTGTTTTTAAGACCAAAACTTTGAGTAAAAGTTTTTCCAAATCGGACAAAAACGGAAATTGGCGACCATCAGTcaaaaaattacttaaaaacAGGTTTGAGTTAGTGGGTTAAGCTAGGGTGGATTGGGAAGgcggaaacatttttttttcttgggcTCGATGCATCCCTAAAAGTACTTTGAGTTTAGCTTGATTGACACTGTTAAACAGCTAAAATGTTGGAAATTCGGGATCGGTATACTGGTATAACCGGAAGTTCCTCTATGAATACATTGGAGGTCAAAACCAcgaaaaatgaaataagaaaagTCTCCGTGTCCAAAAGTAATGTAATGACTAACGTCTCTTCCAAagaacatcattcaaaatttttcattctcGACGAGTCTCGCTGAGATTATAAGTACTGTACTGGTTCAGATATTCTCAGATATATGATTTAATAACTATAGTACTGATGCACACACATGACCATACCTATAGAGTCATAAGAATGGGAGTCATCTCAATAGCATTGCAATCCGCCAAGTTTAGATATGCTCTTATGATATCCATTACATGTATCTGCATTCCATGTGACTGTATAAATGACCCAATGTGCCCTAAAATAAAAGGTATGAAATAAGAATCGATTACATACCATTTCAAgagaatatgataaaatataaagacAAGCAGTCGATTTATACATTGATCACAGAAAAATCACAATGGTATATCAGTTGATTTATATTTACGGGAAATTGTTTGCCACCGAGAATGAGAATGGTGTGTTGCATATTAACATTGCATGGTTAACGAATATTTCAATCttacaaaatatttgatgatttctgcagaaaaatatatattctttataatttgttACCACATTTATGAATTTTGACAACATCAATTACAACATTACTTTTGGACACGGAGActtttcttatttcatttttcgTGGTTTTGACCTCCAATGTATTCATAGAGGAACTTCCGGTTATACCAGTATACCGATCCCGAATTTccaacatttttattgtttattgtggGTAATCATCAAGATCTGTTCCCTTTCATAATTatgctttgtttttgtttgtagcAAAAGAAATAAAACGTTTCCCTGGATTATGATTGAACATTTGATCTTTttttcaaagcaaaacaaaaaattcatattatttgtATGTTAGACATGTAAATTGACAAATAGGGGAACTACAGCAAATCATATTTATACGTATATGCAGAGACATATATCTCTGGTATATGCAACTTTGGAAATATAGCCCCCGTGTTTATAAAacgtttttaaatcatttcctAAATAACTAAAAAATCATCAGCATTATTCGTGTTTTCTGGTCTGTATCTTTTTTTCTctcatacattaatttttttttcatttacttttgatATCATAAAAAGACACTTTTAAATACTAAACCGTTCATATGAAttcattttggattttttcttaaataatctatttcaaattataataattttaaaaagcttttcATACATCGTCGCAAAGCACGGTTTTGAGTCCACAATTTAAGTTTCCTCAAACGTGATGATGGAGAGAATCGATGTGAATCACACGTGGGTCACCGACGATGCTGTTCATAAAGTATACTTATTCAGTAATTGTATATGAGATATTGAACACTGACTTTAATTGATCTAATAATAAACTGTGGGTTTACTTGTTTGCAAgtggagtgggggggggggggtagttttGGGTCTGATCTTGTTACAAACTTAAACAAAACTCGTCAACACGTACgtacataaataaaaacaatgtatatttgcTATATGCCATACCgtaaataagataaaatgtttCTTTAGTTGTGTTAATGTATTTCTAGATCTTCAGatacaaaatgtatttcaatgacaatgaactttattATTATAACTGAATTTATAGTGTAGAGAAAATACttatgtacagtatgtacaaactacaatatatataatagatgAGAATCATTAATTGGTACAGGCATGATGAAGGGATAACAGACATAATTTAACCAAGAGAGCTAACTCTCTTAAATATAGTATCTAATAGTTTACAAATATTGGTATGTTGGTTTATGTTTGTGGCATTAAATAgtgtttcaaattttacaacatttggaTTTGTTATGAAATAATTTGGTAAACATATAACCCTTGaattggatatacatgtatatacatcagTACATTTGAAAAGATAGTGAAATTCATTCCCAATTTCGATGCAGGCACATAATTTACACATTCTGTTTTCTCTAGGAATATTAAACTATCTACATATCTCAATAGGTAATTTAGCTTTACcagtttatttatataattgattttacATCCCACCATTCCATCACCCCTCAACGTAATTGGTTTTATTTCCCCAGTCTGTAATCTATGTTTAATTAACACATGACGGATTTGGCGGCACTTTATGCAACCTCATGAGCAATATTgaagaggcatggtcacgattttggtcaaattctatttttatgatttacaatgctttcgaaatgcattcctaacgatcaaatgaaatttgagagtcattcgtggagttaaaagcaagatacagagctgaCAATTctttgtaaacaaggctcgtgtcctgtttttgtttacataggtttgTCTAGTatctgatttgtctatctttttattaattttaagcataattaaacagtttctaacgtttaacacagttattttaggtctaaaattggaattttcaccttcacattcaaaatgtaaacaaacgctttgtttacatagcaaagaatttcaagctctgtaactcacttATAATTCAACGaattacactcaaatttcgaatgcctattaagaatgccttactgaagcattgtgaatataatcggaaaaataatttttaaccaaaatcgtgaccatgcccctttaagcaaCAACAAGAAATTGACCCCATACCTCTCCAATctttaaattaatgaaaacaatctgtgatatgaaaatatgaaagcGCGCGtaagcatatatatacatgtacacacatatATCCAATTCAATTAACAAGGCGAATCAAGTTCAtcacattcaaaatgtaaacaaacgctttgtttacatagcaaagaatttcaagctctgtaactcacttATAATTCAACGaattacactcaaatttcgaatgcctattaagaatgccttactgaagcattgtgaatataatcggaaaaataatttttgaccaaaatcgtgaccatgcccctttaagcaaCTACAAGAAATTGATCTCCAATctttaaattaatgaaaaaaatctgtgatatgaaaatatgaaagcGCGCGtaagcatatatatacatgtacacacatatATCCAATTCAATTAACAAGGCGAATCAAGTTCATCAATTTGTCTGAATTTGAAAGCAAATTGCATGTAtgctttatattttatattatataatattcgACAAGTATGTAAATTCAAATCAGGTAAAGtgagaacatttttttttcaaaaacatatattacAAAGATAAAGGGAAAGGATGCATTAGGATTATTTTACTCCTTGTTGTTTATATAAACTTCATGAACAAACAAATCAGTAGACGAATTTTAACCTATTCGTACTTTACTTCCTGTGTGATGTATGACAAGCATCCGATGCGTAATCagcaaaatgaacaaaataagcCTAGCCTGCCAATCAACCGTATACAGGTTCCTTCTGTTTTTCAATTTATCTGTCAACAAGTGTAAACAACTTCATGACGATGATGTCACTCAAGGGTAAATGAAAACAGCTTTATtaaagcattaaatcatgattgaAAAAAGGACGGAATTAaagagatgattttttttctattggtTGCATTCTTCAGTCCAAGCTcgtgttaaaatggttctaaaagtAATCGAAGAGAATATAttggctgcgttttacaaaaaaaaaaaaaaaaaaaaaaaaaaaaaattaccaccaAATATATAAATGCTGATAAGTTAACTCATCAACTATATATAAAGTTTCAACTTATTCTAACTGTTGTGGCTCTCTTGTTATCAGATACAGTGTCCCAGATTTACAGCAACCAATTGAT from Crassostrea angulata isolate pt1a10 chromosome 7, ASM2561291v2, whole genome shotgun sequence includes:
- the LOC128192517 gene encoding malignant fibrous histiocytoma-amplified sequence 1 homolog; the encoded protein is MATNSHASEAFKQYVQKDQDGRSILIVPEGKYKGWVPRIIYSMHLEDVSLPFLRLMSFPVGGTSIGNLVGMKNFSAVGNYLCLLPKSFGTCKCIEKLNVSFNHFQQIPSSVFNLESLTELDCSDNELEVLSADIGKLKNLRILKLGGNYLSEVPGEISQCKKIEYLELSRKWYPREGGMKELPKAACGLKELLYLDVSWHQIHTIPDEVGNLTKLESLNLKGNFLRNVSPNIVSCTSLRELNLTGALKLNSYIPPELLQLSELRTLNLNNNYFSQISPKINGLKKLKHFIMRRNALVNLPETLFDLKHLESVEVGDNYLEELSPSIKKLKKIKTLEMRGNKLTSLPEEICDCLSLESLLLSLNELKQLPENIYRLVNLKELDVSQNNLTTIPLLLDKLEMIGQTGLLDLGGNSIKVPPQEICDQGTDTLFSFLREYRIGHAKHRRKMILIGAAKAGKTSLRNALILGRSKLTAEDERTWVLERHLWEPEPDLRVQVLDFGGHHIYSAAHHMFLTPEALHILVFDLSKYRSEHYDSMVGNWLDAIMDRSPGAVIVMVGTHVDLCKEDEVDENLEDIIDKMKKVEEKKIQEIKIQLVQTDATLNSLTNRDSNTKFNIEIERLTEKRNGIYKMLKTRSELPKMIHVVSCTDELTGVKDFRDLLVRKLKEAEERPLPDPWWKYLQKISKYPEKILSLTEALRIFKSVMNELKQSMISLEGSADKSLEMVLKYLHATGEIMWYADNPKLQKIVFHHPETLVEMLRAIFKHDFEKVVVFNEVFGQLAGLNQKKFEAMKEDFLTKGLMTLELLNFCLYHFKLTPEARDTFVDLMLKFDLCYELPSSLLTNYTSARILRFPWFLRTEASNEVFVKWPTKTPRNIIELSFQFVFPSKSPPNFFEKLSCRLQTHVLKREDWKNGVLAFMNKSRILLTREKKDGGTVILVSVRGSDLQELWGLLLKIYHDMKCLLLEWPLVHVEQNLLCSHCVLRGDNDPFLYPAETYLETICPKNVYQLQTCQKSPNTNIPACLIIPLDAAFQDGMGPHIIVLKEFLASLEDTVDGMGSGILTDFGLMYVAARLGAEWSLVVSHLGLKQAEIEQIQLDNPYKTINQISIALQRWRDRQKERADNTLLKQLFDALDETNYKNLWDEIEEKNKKGDLIPLTDSGLMYVAKNLGANWSLVVNHLGLKDAEIQQIQLDNPYNIENQIRIALQRWRDRQEERVDITLLKQLFDALDTCSRTDLRDEIQEKYNIADGDLQGNLFPF